Part of the Syntrophales bacterium genome, CGGCACCGACCTCTTTTGCATGCACACAAAGACCTCTTTGTTGATGGTGTTAACTTTCGCAGTCACACTGGGAATCGAGGATTTTCTCTCCTGAACAGGAATTCATATTATTTGCTTGCCTGCTTTCCATTTTTCCACCACACATTTATCAGATTAATCCCTTTTAGTTCAAGGGATTATTTGGAAAATCTATTTTCCCCGCTTTGGATATCCGGGGGACGGTGTACATATTGTTGCCTCTTTTCTTCGGATCTCAGCATGTGTCCTCCCAGCAGATATTTGTAAAGATTCTTTGACAGTCTGGTAAAAAGTCTCAAAATGTGTCATTTGTCATCCTGAACTCGTTTCAGGATCTCACTTGTTTCAGCATCTAAATATTTCAACAAGTTAGAGACCCTGAATGATCCTGAAACAAGTTCAGGACATGATTTTGGGTGACAAAAACTGACTTTTTACTAATGCATCATTATTTATGATGCTCACGGCAGTATCCATCGATGATATCCAGAAAGATCGTACCGTATTTTTTATACTTTACCGATCCGACACCATGAATATGAAGCAGGCTTTCTTGGGACCGTGGGAAAAATGCCGCCATTTCTATCAATGTTTTATCCGGGAAAATGACATAGGGCGGAATACCGGCTTTATCGGCAAGTTCCTTCCGCTTCTTCCTCAGCTTTTCAAACAGAACACGATCATACTCGTACTCCTTTCCTTTTCCCTTTCTGTCCTCGATATGCTCTTCCTCGAGTCTTCCGAGAACAATTTCGTTGCCTTTAAAAACATCATATGCCTTTCCGGTAAGCTTCAGACCCCCGTACTCCGCGTCCTGGGTCATTAAGCCTTTCTGAATAAATTGCCGCGCAAGATGAAACCACTGTTTTCTTGAATACTCTTTTCCGATGCCATGAGTTGACAGATTCTGGTGTCCGAACTTCAATACCTTCTGTGATTGTGAGCCGCGCAGAACATCAATGATGTGATTCGCTCCGAATACCTCATCTGTCCGCTTTACGCATGAGAGAAACTTCTGGGCCGGAACGGTAATATCCACAAACTTTCTTTCTCCCGCCAGGCAGTTGTCGCACATATCACATTTTTCAGTAGAATAATCTTCTCCGAAATATGTCAGGAGAGGCCGGCGGCGGCACACCTCTGTTTCGGTAAATTGCAACATGGCATTGAGATGGATGTTGGCAATTCGTTGTTCATTATCGTCTTTCTGGTTTATGAAATACTTGATTTTCCGAATATCAGCATAGCTGAACAATAACAGGCAATGGGCACTTAATCCATCGCGTCCGGCTCGACCGATTTCCTGATAGTAGGTATCAATATTTTTAGGAAGATCAAAATGAATAACGAAGCGGACATTGGGTTTATTGATCCCCATTCCGAAGGCGATTGTGGCAACTATAATCTGCACATCATCCCTGATAAACAATTCCTGATTTCGTGTGCGCTTTACGTCGGATAATCCGGCATGATAGGGCCTGACGGAATACCCCTTGCTTTTCAATATCTCATACAGATCATCCACCTGTTTGCGGGAAAAACAGTAAATAATGCCCGATTGATCCGGATACTTCTCGAGAAATTCTATGGTTTGTGAGACCGGCTTGCTTTTCGGGGTGATCTGAATGAACAGGTTTTCCCTGTTAAAGCTGGCGATAAATTCATTTGAAGCATCAAAATTAAGGTTGCTTTTTATATCTTCCTGAACTCTCGGTGTCGCCGTTGCCGTAAGAGCGATACGCGTGGCAGAAGGGAAACGAGACCTGACTGCTACAAGCTGCCTGTATTCCGGTCGAAAATCGTGCCCCCATTCCGAAATACAATGGGCTTCATCTATTGCCAGACAATCAACCCGGAGCGAGGAAAGCAGCGACAGCATCCTCGGTGTTAGAAGGGCTTCCGGGGCAAGGTAAAGCAATTTGACCCCGTTTTTCATCAAACGTTCTACATTGCGGTTATATTCTTCATTAGACAATGAACTGTTCAGGAATATCGCAGGGACATCAAGTTCCGCTAATTGTTCCACCTGATCCTTCATCAGCGAAATCAGGGGCGAAACAACAACGGTCAAACCCTTAAAAATGAGGGCGGGGATTTGATAACAGAGCGATTTCCCCCCTCCCGTAGGCATAATAACGAGCGTGTCTCTTTTCTTGAGAACATTTCCTATAATTTCTCTTTGAAGAGGCCTGAATTCATCATATCCGAACACATCTCCGAGAATAGTTTTTGCCCTGTCTGTCATAGTCCGCTGTTTGTCTTTCTGATAATCTTAGAGCCATTTCCACATGAGAGGTTTGCATAACTACGTTTCTGGTCATTGCGAGGAGCTAAGCGACGCGGCAATCTATTATGATTATAAAATTCTTGCTTTTCCATTAAAAATTATGCTCTATTAACATACGATTAAAGTCAAGAAACAATATGCTGATATCCAATATTATTGATTTATTTCTTAACATTTAATGGTTCGGTCAACAACAAACGATAGGAGATTATAATGAAGGCAGAATTTACAGCAATCATAGAAGCCGCACCCGAGGGCGGCTTTTGGGCTATCTGTCCGGAGGTGCCTGGTGCCAACGGACAGGGCGAGACGATAGAGGAAACCAAGGTTAGTCTGCGTCAGGCTATTGAATTGATCTTGGAGGATCGCAAGGCTGACATTCTCCGAGGGCTGCCCGAGGATGCTATCCAAGACACGGTGATGATTGGATGAAACGACGAGACTTGGAGCGAAGGTTGAGAATCGCGGGTTGCTATCTGAAACGGGAAGGAGCCTCGCATTCACTTTGGATTAATCCGAAGAACGGAGCGATGGAAGCTGTCCCCCGGCACGCCGAGATCAAAGAACCATTGGCAAAGAAGATTTTGAAGAATCTCAATGCAGATTAAGTGACCGAACAAGGCTAATTCAGCCGACGCAAAAAGCCGCGCGGCTGATTAGCGGCGTTGTGTGTCCAAATCGGAATAAATAGGAAACCGCAAAATGGAAACTTTCATTAGCTACGCATCTGACATCAAACAGCATATTGGCATATTGCGGTATATTGGCGGTATATTGGGGTCAGCCCTTGACAAGGGACATGTTGTTTGATAGTATCCTCTCTCAAGCATACTCAAGCATAGGGAGGAAAAGATATTTATGGCTCGGCCTTTGCGGATTGAATACGAAGGGGCTTTTTACCATGTAACAGCCAGGGGAAATGAACGAAGAAAGATTTATTATGCCGAAGCAGACTATGAAAAATTCAAGAGTTATTTAAGAGATGCTCAGGAGAAATACGGCTGCCAACTTCACTGTTATGTCCTCATGACCAACCATTATCACCTGCTCATAGAAACGCCAAATGCTAATATGAGCAAGGTGATG contains:
- a CDS encoding type II toxin-antitoxin system HicB family antitoxin yields the protein MKAEFTAIIEAAPEGGFWAICPEVPGANGQGETIEETKVSLRQAIELILEDRKADILRGLPEDAIQDTVMIG
- a CDS encoding type II toxin-antitoxin system HicA family toxin, whose protein sequence is MKRRDLERRLRIAGCYLKREGASHSLWINPKNGAMEAVPRHAEIKEPLAKKILKNLNAD
- the recQ gene encoding DNA helicase RecQ, with translation MTDRAKTILGDVFGYDEFRPLQREIIGNVLKKRDTLVIMPTGGGKSLCYQIPALIFKGLTVVVSPLISLMKDQVEQLAELDVPAIFLNSSLSNEEYNRNVERLMKNGVKLLYLAPEALLTPRMLSLLSSLRVDCLAIDEAHCISEWGHDFRPEYRQLVAVRSRFPSATRIALTATATPRVQEDIKSNLNFDASNEFIASFNRENLFIQITPKSKPVSQTIEFLEKYPDQSGIIYCFSRKQVDDLYEILKSKGYSVRPYHAGLSDVKRTRNQELFIRDDVQIIVATIAFGMGINKPNVRFVIHFDLPKNIDTYYQEIGRAGRDGLSAHCLLLFSYADIRKIKYFINQKDDNEQRIANIHLNAMLQFTETEVCRRRPLLTYFGEDYSTEKCDMCDNCLAGERKFVDITVPAQKFLSCVKRTDEVFGANHIIDVLRGSQSQKVLKFGHQNLSTHGIGKEYSRKQWFHLARQFIQKGLMTQDAEYGGLKLTGKAYDVFKGNEIVLGRLEEEHIEDRKGKGKEYEYDRVLFEKLRKKRKELADKAGIPPYVIFPDKTLIEMAAFFPRSQESLLHIHGVGSVKYKKYGTIFLDIIDGYCREHHK